Proteins from a single region of Coregonus clupeaformis isolate EN_2021a chromosome 19, ASM2061545v1, whole genome shotgun sequence:
- the LOC121531286 gene encoding carbohydrate sulfotransferase 1-like, producing MNSAMQCSWKAVILLALASIAIQYTAIRTFTAKPFQMCPETISNPLNCGMLGQDAVDLSFDKRICDDFLYFSSNVSRKTHVLILATTRSGSSFVGQLFNQHQDVFYLFEPLYHVQTTLLPRLSHSRTAGDTRVMLGASRDLLRSLYDCDLYFLESYIKPQPANHSTDKLFRRGASKALCSLPVCDAFSPGESNIDEGECVRRCGGLNMTLASEACRERRHVAIKTVRIPEVSDLRALVEDPRLNLKVIQLVRDPRGILASRIETFRDTYRLWRIWKATGRRPYNLDLTQLTMVCEDFLGSVTTGLSKPPWLKGRYMLVRYEDLAKNPLQKTKKIYDYLGLVMDKNVGDWIQNNTRGSNDLSAKHKYGTVRDSAANAESWRLKLSYDMVDYTQTVCQQVLQELGYKTVSSPEELKNLSLTLIEDKTFLPFL from the coding sequence ATGAATTCAGCCATGCAATGTTCCTGGAAGGCTGTGATTCTGCTAGCCTTAGCGTCCATAGCGATCCAGTACACAGCCATCAGGACCTTCACAGCCAAGCCATTCCAGATGTGTCCAGAGACAATCTCCAACCCTCTGAACTGTGGCATGCTGGGGCAGGATGCTGTGGACTTGTCCTTTGACAAGCGCATCTGTGACGACTTTCTTTACTTCTCCTCCAACGTCTCCAGGAAGACCCACGTTCTCATCCTGGCCACGACCCGCAGCGGCAGCTCCTTTGTGGGTCAGCTGTTTAACCAGCACCAGGATGTGTTTTATCTGTTTGAGCCGCTCTACCACGTCCAGACCACCCTGCTCCCCCGCCTGTCCCACAGCAGGACGGCAGGCGACACCAGGGTGATGCTGGGGGCTAGCAGGGACCTGCTCCGGAGCCTCTACGACTGTGACCTTTATTTCCTGGAGAGCTACATCAAACCCCAGCCGGCCAATCACAGCACAGACAAGCTGTTCCGAAGGGGAGCCAGCAAGGCTCTGTGCTCCCTGCCGGTCTGCGACGCCTTCAGTCCTGGAGAGTCGAACATCGATGAAGGAGAGTGCGTCAGGAGGTGTGGGGGTCTCAACATGACGCTGGCGTCGGAAGCCTGCCGGGAGCGGCGCCATGTGGCCATCAAGACCGTGCGGATACCGGAGGTGAGCGACCTCAGGGCTCTGGTGGAGGACCCTAGGCTCAACCTCAAGGTGATCCAGCTGGTTAGGGACCCCCGAGGGATCCTGGCCTCCCGCATTGAGACCTTCAGGGACACCTACCGCCTCTGGAGGATCTGGAAGGCCACTGGGAGGAGGCCCTACAACCTGGACCTCACCCAGCTTACCATGGTCTGTGAGGACTTCCTGGGATCTGTGACCACTGGGCTCAGCAAGCCCCCCTGGCTCAAAGGGAGGTATATGCTGGTCAGGTACGAGGACCTGGCCAAGAACCCTCTCCAGAAGACCAAGAAGATCTATGATTACCTGGGTCTGGTCATGGACAAGAACGTAGGAGACTGGATCCAGAACAACACTAGGGGAAGCAATGATCTGTCAGCCAAGCATAAATACGGCACTGTTCGGGACTCAGCGGCCAACGCAGAAAGCTGGAGGCTCAAATTGTCTTATGACATGGTTGATTACACACAGACTGTGTGTCAGCAAGTTCTACAGGAGCTGGGTTATAAGACTGTCAGCTCGCCCGAGGAGCTGAAaaatctgtctctcactctcatcGAGGACAAAACTTTTTTACCTTTTTTGTAG